In Lycium ferocissimum isolate CSIRO_LF1 chromosome 7, AGI_CSIRO_Lferr_CH_V1, whole genome shotgun sequence, the sequence TCatatctttctttcaaaactAATAAAGTTTTGcgttcatattttcttatacagAATCATTCTATTATTTGGCTAAAATGATAAATGTGTTGTAGGGCAATGGTGAATGGCATTACCCTGGATCAAACAAGTAGAGTGGCATGCGTCAGCTGTCGCAATGCTTTTACAATGGTTGATATTCTGTTACATTATTCCGTGCATAACTTGTCTTACCTGCAAATTTGCTGTAATACTAAACAAACTAACCTTTTTCCTCGTCTGTTATTGTAAACCAATAATTGGGGAAGGTTGCAAGCCTAATCGTATATGGAATTggatttttcattttcaattcatCAGTGAAACAAGTTGAAATCAAGGAGCAGGTACATCGAGTTCTCTTTTATGTATGCATGAGCACGTGCTTTGTGTTGTATTTAACCATTTTACGTTTGCAGTACCACTTGTTGGCAACTATCACAGGTTTGATCGGATGCTGCTTTGTAATTATATTTCATCTTGGAACTAAAGAGCCTAGGTTTGTTACCTTCTCAGTTTAATGAGGAAACAAACTACCAGATTTAATGTGTATTTGGATCTGGTTTCAGATACTGCTGCATAACATATCTTGTGCAGGGTGAAAGAAGTATCTCACAAGACAATTCGACGTGGTTCTTCTTGGAAGCGATGGTTGAAAAATGGCCTGTATTATAGAGTAGCTAGCATTTACGTGTTAACTAGAGTTGTAACGAATATATCACAGGTAACTATAATTTTCTGCTCAGCTTCTTTAAGTTATATGTTGTCGATCACTCAATATGCAGTAGTACATTCATCCGATTGTCTATTCTAAGTTTCCGTTTTGTCTTTGTTATCTCAGGTGTTTCTTGCTCTATATGTAATTAATGATCTACACATGAGCCAATCTTCCAAGGCTTTGGTATATATGATTTGCTATTGAGttaaataaaatgaacaaaTCTTATAGTATCTTCCAATTAAATAATGCTAACTGGACTAAATCATTATGTAAATAGGTTCCTGCCATCATCTATTTGTGCAGCTTCATTACATCTGTCATGCTTCAGGTTCTCGTTCTCTCTCGACTATGGGATTGTTCATtttgctttttttatttttatttttatttttttaaacatatTCTGAATTATTTCAGTTGCATGTAGGAGCTCGAATGGAGCAGTTACCGGTTGAAGGCCATCTTTTCAGTTGGAGGCCTCCTTTGGCTATTCTGTGGTGCAGTAGTACTCTCCCTACCGATGAACATGAACGTTTTTATGTACATCTTATCTGTGGTTATTGGAATCGCCAATGCCTTCATGATGGTAAGCCGCAGTTCAATTATTTTGACCTCAATTAATCTACTGTGATGTATAAATTTCAGCTTCCTACATCTTGTTAGGCTAGTGGTATGTTCAGCAATCTAAACTTCATCGTATTGCTAATCTTGAACATCGAGTTAAGGCATCCAAGAAAGTGTACTCAGGCTCCTAAATCTAGAAATTTAGAGCTGGAAAACTGTTCCAATTTGACAACCAAAATCACGTGTGCTCCTATTTCCCTTGTGGTTAACAGGTAACTTCAGTAGGGATGGAAAGTGAGCTAGTTGATAAAGAAGTTGAGGGATCTGCTTTTGTTTATGGATCATTAGGCTTTGTGGAGAAAGTATTGTGTGGGATAATGCTGTACATTCTAGAGTCATACGAGAGTAAGCTatctctttccttctctttttaaTGCCTGCATGTCGTAAATGAAATTTAAATCTTTGACATGAAAGTGTTCACCCTTATGCAGTTGTAACACCGGCATCATGTGACCCAGCATATCCTTGTTTCACAGTTACGCGATTTTCATTGGGATTCATTCCTGGAGTTGCTGCACTAGCTGGAGTCATAGTTACATGCTTTACAAAGTTTAGAACTTCACATCCAGAACCCTTGGCAGAACCCTTGTTGGCATAGCTTTCAAGAACGATTGAAATTAATGTACttttaaagttgcatatttGAGATTGAGACGTGGTTGATTGGTTGAAACTGCAAAACACACGTCCAGTATAGTGATAAGCCAGAAGCTCTATTGCTCTATACATCAGTTTATGCAAATTCTTGATGTGGTTAATTATCTATTATGAGCTCAAGTTTGAGCAATGTTGCACATTATTTAGATAGAAACTCACGTTTGAGGGTAACAGATTGAGCCCTGTACCTATCTCTGGGGaatcaaacttttaaaaattaaatagagtttttgtcTTCAATTTTCCCTCTTTTTCGTACATTAAAGTAAATGAGGAAAAGTAAGTTTTCATGTGAAGCAAATGGGTAACCAAGCATGAATGGAAAAGACAAAGCCTAAGGTTGACATTCACCAACTAGAATACCTCAACATGGACCTAAATCAGACAATATGTCACAAGTGAAAAAAGATATGCCGCCAGGCGCCTCCCGCCTGTTGTTAGACgctagcttcttttttttttttttttttttgaaaaaggacTATGTCCATGCAACTAAGTTGTCTAAAATTTCTTGTTTGGGATTTTTGAGAAGAAAATGTCCCTAgtgttttttcttgaagttagCTCCCATAAATTTGAACTTCGGTAAAAACTTACCAACATTGAGTGTTTATACCAAACCAATTAATGCATGACACATGTCGAAATATACACAACTATCACTTAACCATGGTTAGTTAATGTATATTTTCACTTCATACATCACTTAACTATAGTAAATCGTAAATCGCATTGGTTTGTTGTAAGCCTCCGGTGCGGGTAAATCTTAGAAAAAATGTGCATGGAGATTTACGAAGTCAGACCTTAAGAGATCCTTGAATCTATGCTGTTTTGTCGCTTCTTGTCCTCTGTATATGCAGTCTGTATTCCAGgataggaaaaaaaatatggcaCTGAAAACTTGGACTTTACATCATGGACAGATTGAGCTTTCCATGAGATTACTGTATGGGTCTAACACAACGGTGTGGATCATTATTGCTATGGAGACGAGTGCAAATGTACAATAGTGCAAATGTACAATGGGCCTCTAGTTTTATAATTGCTTAAATCTTGATTCGGGTTTatgcaaataatttttttattgacAAAGGGAGCAGTGACAGAGTGGTAGATTATCGCCCACTGCCATTGAATGACTATATGTTGGCATCAAAGAATCAAATTAGAGTTATCTCAAttaaaaatcacttattttatatttcttgaactttaaCGTTTGTTTCCTCCCAAGTCCCAAATACACCTAATGCTTCTGTGGCAgtaagatttttgaaacttgtaatcttaaacatgtcatacacaatatttgtgtggttattaAAAGCTTGTCATTAcggataaaaataaaaatttcaaattaaatcattTTCAACTTTAAAGTAGAACATTCTTTTTAAATggaataacaagaaaataatgatattcttTCTGGAACAGAGGCCAGGGAGTACTAGAAATTGTTTCGGATTCGACTTATGTTTGcttataaattattttcaaatttttttcaggTTTGACTCATGAaattttatgctcattttatgCCAAAATAATCCCAAAAATACCTGCCCTGGCTTAATTTATCTAAAGTTGTGCGCTTATACGTCGAAAATGTTACTTAAACTAGCCTTTTTTTGCTCATCCAAACAGGCCAGGATCGGATGCATGccagagaaagagaaaaagaaaaagaaatacttCTAGAATCCAGGAGTGTCTGAAATTTGGAATACATCTCCACTATGTATAAGAAAGCtctcaaaaatacaaatagCAAAAACAAATAAACTTGAACAGTTATACAAGATTATTTCGTCATCAAAGGCAAAAATCAAAGGGGATCGAAGGGGTTGTTTCACATCTGATCACTCTGCTTTTATTTTAGTGTACTAAATTACGAAACTATTTTTTACAAGAAAAAATTTATTCGATTTTGCCTAATTATACTAGAAACTATTAAACTATTTTGTGTCACAAAAAAATAACTAAACTTTGCCCAAGTATCGTAGGAAAAGGATGGAAATTTAAATATAATCTTAGAAAGTTATTTGTTGATTGATGACTTGATCGCCATTAATTCCAGGACTGATCAGTTGGGGGCAATAAGGATGATGGTCCAGTTTCAAAGGTGTCAAAACTAAAAAAGATGACTCATTAAATGGAAGCCATTCA encodes:
- the LOC132062541 gene encoding uncharacterized protein LOC132062541 translates to MTGSTMENDESKPLGRWSVLAYGVGHVLNDITSTYWYTYLLLYLTSIGIPPRQVAALAITGQFTDATMTIIAGELIDRFGHFKIWHAVGSVLVSLAFSSFYWGVCVPCKIIGIDTPLVQMIGYYMFDILFSGGWSCTQVSHMAMVNGITLDQTSRVACVSCRNAFTMVASLIVYGIGFFIFNSSVKQVEIKEQYHLLATITGLIGCCFVIIFHLGTKEPRVKEVSHKTIRRGSSWKRWLKNGLYYRVASIYVLTRVVTNISQVFLALYVINDLHMSQSSKALVPAIIYLCSFITSVMLQELEWSSYRLKAIFSVGGLLWLFCGAVVLSLPMNMNVFMYILSVVIGIANAFMMVTSVGMESELVDKEVEGSAFVYGSLGFVEKVLCGIMLYILESYEIVTPASCDPAYPCFTVTRFSLGFIPGVAALAGVIVTCFTKFRTSHPEPLAEPLLA